The DNA region TACCAGAAAAGAATTTAATAATCCGCTGCGGGAAAAAATCCACCTCCAAATTATGCCTATACCTGCTCCGGACATGGCCAGGGGTATATAAAATATAGATTTGATCTTATTGGAAAACCAGACATTATTTATGAATACTGCCAGCAATAAACCCAGAACCATGGGAATTGCCAGTATCAGCACCACCCATATCAAAGTGTTTCTTGTAGATATAAGTAAATTTACATCTGAAAAAATCTTCACATAGTTCTTCAGGCCCACAAACTCCATAGGATGTAGCAGATCCCAGTCAGTAAAACTGGTATAAAATACAAAAACTACTGGTGTTATCAGGAAAATCAGCACCATGAGCAATGCGGGCAGGGGATAAAGATAATTGGTCCAATTACTTCTAATCCTACTATTCCTACTATTCAAATCACTTTCCTCCATCATAGATCTAATTTACAGGCGCAGGCTGCACCCTGCGCCTGTCTTGCTCGTCTATTAGCTTCTAAATTCTTCCCAAGCCTCGCTTGACAACTTTTCAAGTTCGGCCATTACATCCTGGTAACTGTCCGGATTCAAGACAAATTTATCCAGCGCAGCACAGGCAGGAAGGGTAATGGTTTCCAGGGTTGCCTCCCAGTATCTGACTATCAGCTGGGCTTCTGGATCTGCAAACACATCATCGGCAATTTTGGTTTTTACAGAATCCAGGTGGTCAGCGGGAACATCAGCATTAGGCGATATGTAGTTCATGGTCTCAGACCATATCTGCTGGCCTTCATCGGACAACCAGTACTGTACAAACAGCTCCGCTGCCTCCATATTGGAAGCATTGGCAGAAATACACAGAGGCCCTGCTTCAAATATGACCGTCTTGGGAACATTTTCAACCTTGGGCGGTATTACAAACATGGAATAATCTTCTCCGCCTGTTAACTCAATCTGATCGAAATATGCAGTAAACCAGTCACCGCAATAGGTCATAGCAACTTCACCTTTGGCAAACATGGGCGGTATTTCCTCTCCCAGATCCACTCCGGGATCAGTAAAATAACCTTTTTCAATCATATCTTTCCAGATAAGGAAGGTTTGTTCCACTTCTTCAGATTCATAGCTCTGTTCCCCGGCGCAAACTGCTTTATAAGCTTCAGGGTAATTGGAAGCCAGTATCTGCTGGAACCAGAAGAAGCTGGTCCAGCCTCCGGATATGGTCAGCGCTATAGGGGTTACTCCATTTGATTTGAGTGTCTCACAAACATCTATAAACTCATCCCAGTTGGTGGGCTCGCTTAATCCTTGTTCCTCAAAAACATTGGTATTGTAAAGCATTATCCATGAAGCCACCAGTACCGGAGCACCGTACACTGTACCGTCATAAGAGAAACTTTCCAGAATACCTTCATTATATTTATCTCTTACCGGTTCATACAGGCTTTCCATATCGGCAAGCAAACCTTCTTTGGCTAAATCTTCCAGTTTGTAATTAGACCACCATGTAAACACATCCGGGCCCTGCTGGGTGGATATACCGGTCTTTACTGCAGCGGTGTAGGTATCTATTTCTGTATATCCAGTCATCTCTACATCAATTCCCGTTTTTTCCTTGAATCCTGCAAATACTGCATCCCAGCCATTCTGCCATCCAGGTTTATCTGTAAACAGTTTCAGCGGGCCCAGGTCCGAATAATCCTCAGCAACTTCCTCCTCCGGTTCAGTTGCCGGTTCTTCAGCAGGTTCTTCGGCAGCTTCTTCCGCAGGCTGTTCAACTGCTTCTACCTCCGTTTCCTGGACAGGCTCTGCTTCCTGGGCACAACCTAAACCAATAAACAGGAAGGATAAAGCAAAGGTTATTGTAATTAACCATGTAATTACTTTTTTCATTTCTCATTCCTCCTTTTATTTGTAAATAACATTTATCTTCTAATAATCTCACCTCCCATTTGGCTTGAACTATCTCCCTGCCGCCTGAATTTTTAAGCCCTGTATAAAGTATTTCTGCAGGGCCAGATACATTATTATTATGGGCAAGCTGCTTATAAGGTTACCGGTCATAACTGCCGGAACATTAGTGCCTGAATAAACCGCATTAAGCAAGGCTAGAGAGTTCATTACCGGTCTTACTGTATTGGCACTGGACAGCGCCATACCCAGTATGAGATCATTCCAGATAAAGCTGCCCTGAAACAGGAATAATATGGCAATAGGCCCCATAGAATTGGGGAGCAGCATCCTGGTATATATCTGAAAATTGCTGCAGCCGTCAATCTTTGCCGCTTCCTGAAAATCATCGGGAAGAGTAAGGAAATAGTTCCTGAACACAAACACGCTAAACGGTATTATTATGGCCGTATATATCAAGATCATTCCTATCTGGGTATTGTAAAGGTTTAGGGTAAGATAAGCCTTATAAAGGGGTATCAGATAAATCTGAATGGGAAAAATCATTCCGCTCCAGATTATAATAAATATTATGAAAGATCCCTTAATTTTAAGCTTGGTAATGCCGTAGGCAGCCAGAGATGAAAAGAATATGGCGATCATACCGCTAACTACCGCATACATAAGGCTGTTTAAAAACGGCCTTATAAGGTTGGTTTCTATCAGCACATATCTTATATTGGTAAACAGGGCAAACTTCTGGGGCATATCCCATATTTGGGATATCGCATAATCACCAGAGGTTTTAAAAGATACCAGCAGTAGAAACAGGATGGGCAACAGCCATAAAACCACCAGTGCCAGTATTATTATAAACAGCAATCCTTTCCTGGTATTTAATTTTGCCTTATCGTTTAGTTTCATAAAATTACTCCTGTTATAATTTTATCCTTAAGGTGACCATTTCATGCCCTTTCATATCCACCTTGGCCCTGCCCTTATCTACCGGACATCTTTTAATATCTTTTTCTACCGGACTGGCTGCATAACATTTTCTTATGTTTCTATCTTTTAGTTTAAGCTTTAAACCAGTGCTGCTGCCTTCTACTTCCAGCAGCCTTATTATCAGATTATCTCCGTGTTCAGATTTCTTTAATCCGGTGACCTTTATATTGCCGGGCAGTTGATCTATAAAGGCATACTCTTTTAACCCTTTCTCACTGGGCTCTGCCTTCATGAATTTGGTTTCCATGGGTGAATTGGAGGCCCAGCCAAAGTTATGGGCAAAAGAGGGAGAAAAAGGAGACTGCTTGCTGGTAAGCCGGTAGTTGAACCAGAATCTTCCCCCCTGGCTGGCTGGCGAATTGGTCCACCAGTGGTTATTCATGGCAAAAGAATATATATGGGCCTGTTGAAGCTGAATCTCATCCAGCCATTTGCCCGTATTGATGTCCCCCAGCTGTACCAGGGGTGCCTCTACCGGAGACCATAATATATCAATATCAGAATCACTTATGTCTATGTATTTTTGTATGCAGTACCAGTCTTTGGCAGACCCGGGAAGCTGCTGCTTTTCAGGCTGATAAAAACCACCGTGGCAATTAAGCAAAAACTCAGGGTTATCCAGCTTAAAGGGAAAGGCATAATATACCGCTTCCACATCCAGAGTTTCATGCTTTTCTAAATAATTCTTTACCACAATCCGGGGGTATAGATTATCCAGCAGAATATGGCTTTTTACTACTGGGCACATGTACGCTGAAGCCTGGGTGGTTATTTCGGTATAGACCTCTCCCGCAGCTATCTTCACTATTTTTTGCCCCTGGGGCACATAACGCTTAAACTCGGTACCCGGAGGAGGATAATCGTAATAATCTTTATGCAGCTCTCTAAAATAGGGCTGTAAATACAGGGCTTCCCTGGAGAATTTTTCATGCTCGCTTAAGTCTACCACCCTGGGTTTTACCGTGGTCTCATAAACCAGCTGGTTAAAACCGTACTTGCTGCCGGTATCTATCAGGTCCTTATCCAGTTTCCTGTCGTAAATCTGGGTTACCTGTCCGGTATCTTTTGCATAAGCCAAGCGGTAAAAATCATTTTCCAGTACTCCCGATCTTTCTACTTTTTCTACCGGGGCCCATTTTTCATTTGGAACCAGGTTAAACACCTTAAATCCCAGGGGAGGAACCCCCTCGGCCTTAAAAGCTATCCTGATAGACCCGGTTTGAAAGTCATGGATGGTAGGCTCCATCAGCTGTACCGGCATCTGTTTCCCTGTAACCGAATCAATTACTTGATATCCCCTGCCTCCGCTGGTTATTTCTTTGGGGATTGCTGCTTCCACTACCTCTGACCTTTCCCAGCTTAAACTGTTTAAAACCACTATGCTGTTTTCAGTATCCAGCCTGGCTTTCCGGGAAATTGCCTCCAGTGCGTTTTTCTTTACTTCTTCTGCTTCTATGGCCGCCTGGTACACAAATGCCGCCTCTTCAGCCCTCTGGCCCCGGGATTGATAGCTGTCCGGTTCAGCAACACTTATGTATGAGCTCCAGTCGGCTTCATCGGCTAAAAACATCTTCTTGTATATATAATCCAGTTTCTGTTGGGGATATTT from Actinomycetes bacterium includes:
- a CDS encoding carbohydrate ABC transporter permease, which encodes MKLNDKAKLNTRKGLLFIIILALVVLWLLPILFLLLVSFKTSGDYAISQIWDMPQKFALFTNIRYVLIETNLIRPFLNSLMYAVVSGMIAIFFSSLAAYGITKLKIKGSFIIFIIIWSGMIFPIQIYLIPLYKAYLTLNLYNTQIGMILIYTAIIIPFSVFVFRNYFLTLPDDFQEAAKIDGCSNFQIYTRMLLPNSMGPIAILFLFQGSFIWNDLILGMALSSANTVRPVMNSLALLNAVYSGTNVPAVMTGNLISSLPIIIMYLALQKYFIQGLKIQAAGR
- a CDS encoding extracellular solute-binding protein, with the protein product MKKVITWLITITFALSFLFIGLGCAQEAEPVQETEVEAVEQPAEEAAEEPAEEPATEPEEEVAEDYSDLGPLKLFTDKPGWQNGWDAVFAGFKEKTGIDVEMTGYTEIDTYTAAVKTGISTQQGPDVFTWWSNYKLEDLAKEGLLADMESLYEPVRDKYNEGILESFSYDGTVYGAPVLVASWIMLYNTNVFEEQGLSEPTNWDEFIDVCETLKSNGVTPIALTISGGWTSFFWFQQILASNYPEAYKAVCAGEQSYESEEVEQTFLIWKDMIEKGYFTDPGVDLGEEIPPMFAKGEVAMTYCGDWFTAYFDQIELTGGEDYSMFVIPPKVENVPKTVIFEAGPLCISANASNMEAAELFVQYWLSDEGQQIWSETMNYISPNADVPADHLDSVKTKIADDVFADPEAQLIVRYWEATLETITLPACAALDKFVLNPDSYQDVMAELEKLSSEAWEEFRS